GTTGTACTGCTCCGTCTGAATAAATAATGTAACATTTGttcgaattacctaaggcatgttaggtttagtctTGGACCTCGTTACCGTAGCTTGCAACAGGTCCTGACATGCCATGTCATGTGTTCTGTGCGTTGAATTGTGTGGACTACTATTTAATTTGTGTTCAATGTATGAACGGTGATTGTTTTGATTGTTTTTATTGTGTGTACTGGCCGATATATGCCCATGGAGTTGTCATCGCGTCGGTCCGAAAAGTTTATTTGTAGAGCAATGCTTCTGAAAAATCTAGTTGTAGCTAGTACAAAGTACACAATGCAGATTAATTTGACATTGAAATTACAAAAACAATTGCACTTGCATGTACATGGAACACGCTAACGTCGTGTTCCATCTAGACCTAACATGCTTTAGGTAATATGAAATTCGAACATTACATGATAgtcatctactgagtgcaccgaggatacttccccttcctaatagcctcgGGCCCCACCTCCTTCACACGGCGgaccctctctcgcttcctctccctatcagcttcacgctcctccgcctgccgacgTTCCACATCTATGAACCTcttctggatctcttctttatctttcttgcgcttctcctccattttttcctcttgcagcattcgctgccacctttctgcagcccaccttgctttgCGCTCACCGTGTTCCTTAGCTTCGGTCGATTGCTCCGTGTCCAGCCACTatatgaaatcacaaagaggtggtggactctatttccaagccgagttagaattaacttactgaactccgaaggcgcaaactagatagtgcgaggttataccttcgctttgtccttgccgtagcgctttagcggatcgtactcgtagttgtcacacatgaagaacctcctgccgaagtcatcgcccaaaactttggactccatcagcttgcacaacgaaccgcagaagcacattggaaccTGCACTCCTTGAGGCACAGGTTCTCTAATCTTGTTCCACGAAATGTAGGTAGAACCAGAGAAAGACATGGTGGTAGTGCGGGGATGGCTAGTGACTTTGTATGAGATGGCTAGTGACTTCATATGAGATGGGGCGATGTtctatttatagatggagctatttggtctataggcatggttcacgcatgtctatcgccgtttcaaacggcggtaggtcCTCCCACATTTTTAATTATAGTGGGGGTGCGGAAGAACCTGGTGCAAGGTGACAGGACATCGAAATCGTAATTGAAACTCATGAATAtctcataaaaatatattttcacattctattagagttaaatctaatttgtattaatttttttaaaaaatatttccctaacctccgctatctctattattttttgaaatatctctaaacgtaaagaaaataattacagttcagacagcctataaaataattaaacaattaattaCAGCAGTGTTagcatataaaataattttgaaaaaatgTGGGAatacctaccgccgtttcaaacggTGGTAGGACACTGGGCGTCTACAGCCCGGCTACAGCCGGCTATAGCCGCGCTGTAGCCCGGCGGTAGCACTTACCGCCGGTTCGTTTGGCGGTAAGGAGCTACCGCCGGATGAAACGACGGTAAGTTTcatgggccgtgggccaaggatcttaccgccggttcatccggcggtagctccttaccgccaaacgaaccggctgggtgacatttttgaaaaaaaaatatcacgacatatatttttgataaatcgaaaaaaaataatataaaaataaaaaaaaatcataaagttGTGGTGTTCAAGGACATCTTCACGGCGGGCCTTCGCTTCCCCCTGGACTCCACCGTAGTGGAAGTCTTCCAGCTGTACAGGGTGGTCCAGCACCAGATGACTCTGAACTCCTATGTACTCTTACTCTTATGTACcgtggagagggagagctgagagcaactgGTGCTCCCCAAATGACACGTGTCCCTGGAGAGACGAAGCAAGACGCGGGGCATGGGTTTGGTGCTCGCCCCTTTTCCCTGCAATGCTGCGCCGCGCCCTTCTCCGAGCCGCCCGCATGCACGGAGCTCGAAGCTTGGAGCCGCCACCGCAcaggcctccaccatcaccactGCCATGGGAGGGggcaggaggagggggcggaggggCAGGCGCCGCAGCTCGGAGCTGGCGTGGAAGGAGAGGGAAGGTGAAGAGGAAGGgcaggagaggaaagggagggagggaggatccGCTCGCCGCCATGGCTTGAAGCTCGGCGCGCTCGAATCCGGCCGCCGCCAGAGCTCACTGCCTCGATCCGCGCCTCGCCAGCCGTGCCTACTCGCCGAGGCGCGCGGGGCGAGTGAGCCGGGGAGGTGAGGAGGCGGCAGAGGCGGAGGAAACGAGGCAGAGGCGGCCGACACGCTaggtgtagagagagagagagaatggggtGGGAGGGAGGGTGGCCAGTGGGGGAAAAGGACAAAACAAATTTGATAAGTGGGATCGCTgatggtagttggtatagagtagaGTAGAAGATATAGGGGACGATGGGTGCGGTAAAACTGGATATAAAAGAGAAAATCTCGATGATCAGATACAAATATTCCTTTTAGAGAATGAAAATAAAGTACCACGAGTGCGGACAGCCTAAACCCGTATCCATGGGACGCCACACGAGCTTACGTATCGCACCGCCCTCCAACGTACCTCTACTCCTGCTCTATACGCATACGTAACCACCAACGCATCAACCATTTTGCTCCCCATTTTCAAAtgggcgcggcgtggcgcgcgaTTTCAAGACTTGCTGCATCACCCGTAGTGCCGAAGGCTTCGCCCGGGTGCACCACGTGCACAATCAGCAATCCATGTGTTATAGCACAATCAATGTTGGGCGCGATAAGATGCTTTTTGGTCTAGTACACAAAAGTAGTACGGGATAGAAATTTTCAGTTCTCAAAGTCCATTTAATACCGGTCGATGACACCCGATATTAAAAGTTGACATATAGTACTGGTCGATGTCTTGGCCCGGTGGTCCAACACGTGTTACTTTAAAAGAAAAGCATCTCCCACCTAATCACATGTGATGTATAGGTAGGATGATAAAGAAGCTATGCGCGAGGCTGGAGATCGTGGGTTCGAATCCTCGTGACCCCGCACACACATTTACTAGTGACTTGTGCGGGCCTCCCGGGGGAtcatcaatttttttatttttaggcgCAAAACGGTTTAGTAGCGGTCGGTGTTACCGATCGGTTCTAAATAGGCCATTTAGTAATGGGCATTATCATTTAGTACCAACCATCCGGTACCGGTGGGGCGCCCAGTACTAAAGGTTCCCGACACTAATGCTAGTTTTCTAGCGGTGATGATTGTTCATTCAAAGATAATTTATTATGTCCTGAGAGAAACGAGTACATAAATTATGTTTCAATGAACAACCAAGAAAATCCATTGATATATGGTGTCAAATTGTAAGCATATGTGTTCAGAAAATGGAATCTTGTTCTGTTCTTCTAGTCTTCCAAATCACCCAACTCTATCATTACATTTGCTTCGCTAAAATAGGACTTGAAACATTGGCACTTCGGAATACATGACATTTTCCTCATTTTAATGATTTGATAATCCTAAATACATGTTTGGTTGTCTCATATGACTCTTTTGCCCTTGGGCTTAAAAGGCCATTGGCCTAGCTTGCCGTGGCCTCATCTGGAGTTCTGGACGCCAGCTCGCTTGCCGTGGCCTGGCTAGGCGCGCTGCCTGGCCTGGGCGCCTGGCCGGATCGCTGCAGTGCCGGCGCGCTGCCTGGCTTGGGCGCAGGGAGGGCAGAGGGCGTCGCAGCCAGGGCGGACGTCGGCGACGGGCGCTGCAGGGAGTgcgcgggcgccggcgacgggcgCTGCAGGGAGTGCGCGGGCGTCGGGCGACGGGCGCCGATCTCGCGCAACGCTCACTACTACAGACTCAAcctgttgtcccggttccaaactggCTTTTATctcggttttggaaccgggacaaggctTCCGGGACAAAAGCTTCGGGGTggcagaaccgggacaaaaggtgtctgacgttaaaaaaaattttgcacacCACGGGATTCGATCCCAAGACCTCTTGTCTAGCGCATGGTTTTCTTGCCAACTCAACTAAGTAGTACACAtgactcagtatagaataactttctcatgtggaggggccttttgtccgggttggtaacaccaaccgggacaaaagggtcacccttttgtcccggttggtgttaccacccgggataaaagggttgggccttttatcccgggtggagccttttatcccgggtggtaacaccaaccgggacaaaaggggggctttttgtccgggttggtggctccacccgggacaaaaggcccctgtccctcACGTTggtccggctagccgttggaccttttgtccctggtccaaaggtaaccgggacaaatggcatAGAACAAAAGgcatattctgtagtagtggctaGGGCTGGACCTCGCGCGTCGCTGCTATcgcaggcggcggcgtctcTCGCGAGGGAGGCGAAACGTCGGAGAGATGCGTACGTGAATCAATTAGAACAGAAGGGCAATACAGTCAATACAAAAAATACATGTGTTTTAGTATTGAAAATGAGATTAAAATGAAGAAAATGTCATGTATTCCGAAGTGCCAACGTTTCGAGTCCTATTTTAGCGAAGCAAACGTTAGGAGTCCTATTTTAGCGAAACCACTTGTTTCGAGTCCTATAATAAAAATTTTCTCCTCTGTTGGCCGTTGACGACATGAATAATTTTCGTGTGAAGACTCAAAACTTACAATCTGTTTCGTCATGTCAGTTCTTTGACAATAACTTTCAATCTCCAAGCTGATTTCGACTGCGATGCCCGGTTGTTGGCGGTTAGCATGCCACCACCTAGGCTTCTACTTTCAACTGCGTTATAAGAGAGCATCTCCTCATGTGAAGAACCATGGCGTAGGACTTCGTCCGAGTAACACTTCTGCTTCTAGCAATCCAAGAACCATGGCTCCAAGTGCCCATCCGGACACCGTCCTGTGTGACATCCATCAGAGACAGCGTGCCGATGGCCCCGCGGCAATACTGGCCATCGGCGTGGCATACCCGACGAACTGCATCCACCAAGACGACTTCACCGACTGGTACTTCCGTGTCACCAAGAGCGACCACCTCACCGAGCTCAAAGCCAAGATGAAGAAAATATGTACAGAATACAGATCATTTGATTCAGCTCAGTTCATCGAAAAGTGTCAATAGATCATATTGCCATTTACCAATCTATTTGATTCAGCTCAGTTAATAAAAAATTGTCAATTTGATTCAGCTCAGGTAATCAAAAATTGTCAACAGATTCTTGTTGCTTCCTACACATACAGGTGCCAAATCCGGCGTCAAGAAGCGCCATTTCTACCACACCGAGGAGATGATCGGCAGCCACCCGGAGATCATCGACCGCGCGGCTCCGTCGCTCGGCGCGCGGCAGGgcatcgccgcggccgccgcgcacagcctcgccgcggcggccgcgtcgaGGGCGATCGCGGCCTGGGGCCGCCCGGCGGCCGCCGTGACGCATCTCGTGGTCTGCACCAACGCCGGCGTCCACGAGCCGGGCGCGGACCTCCGCCTCGCTGGGCTCCTCGGGCTCCCGCCGGCCGTGCGCCGCACGCTGCTCTACCTCCACGGCTGctccgccggcgtcgccgcgcTCCGCGTCGCCAAGGACATCGCCGAGAACAACCGCGGCTCCCGCGTGCTCGTGGCCTGCACGCAAGCCAACATCCTGATGTTCTGCGCCCCGGAGAACGCGCACATCGACCACCTCGTCGCCATGGCCCTgttcggcgacggcgccggcgcggtcgtcgtcggcgcggacccggccggccccggcggcgagcgcccCGTGTTCCACATGGTGTCGGCCTCGCAGACGACGTTGCCGGGCACGGAGCACGCCGTGGTGATGAACCTCACCGAGAGCGGCTTCACCAGCAGCCGCCTGTCCGTCGAGGTCCCGAGGCTTGTCCAGGGCAGCATAGAGCGGTGCCTGGTGGGCACGCTGGCGCCGCTGGGCCTCAGgccggacgccggcggcgacggcggctggaACGGGCTCTTCTGGGCGGTGcaccccggcggccgcgccgtctTGGACACCTACGAGGCCGCGCTCGGTCTGGAGCCTGGGAAGCTTGCGGCAAGCCGGCACGTGCTGAGGGAGTACGGCAACATGAGCGGCGCGACGGTGATCTTTGTGCTCGACGAgatacgccgccgccggcaagatGGCTCATCTGGCAAGGAGGAAGGGAAGGACTGCGAGTGGGGACTGGGGAGTCATGTCGGGGCTCGGGCCGGGACTCACAACGGAGACTGTAGTGTTACACATGCCACCGGCCGGCGGCCAGGATGAAAAGTACTGATTTTCGCAGCTTCCTGTAGCAAGAATAATGCGAGACAGAACGGCTAGGGTTTGATGGTCGGTAACTTGGAAAGCGGAAAAAATATACTACTAATAATGTTACTATTTGCTTGAAGGAGTGTGTATGTAAGTTTATCACtaaggatggtaatggtacgGTTTTGGATTGGATATATGTGGGGTTCGGGTCTAGCGGATTCGAGTTCAGGGATGATTTCTCGGCCACAGTTTTCGGCAATGGGTTGAATAAGATGACGGCATTTTAACATCGTCAATTACCTTTCCCACGGGATCCACGTGTCGGTATCTCTATCCGATCTTCTTCACTTTCCGCTCACGGTTTCGCTCTTCGCTGATCTCAAAGTTGCGCACCATTCTTGGGTGAAATCCCGCTTAATTACTTGCAATGTAAGCTTCATTGATGTATTGCGAACCCCATTTGATTACTCATGTTCATAAATCCTTGCTGGTACGAGCTGACTCGAGGAAGGGGACATGTAGATGTAGATAGGCAACAGTTCTTTACAAGATTGGGCCAGCAGTGTCGCTGGCGGAGAGTGCAAGGGAAACGGTGAAATAAATTGATAATACATCGGTGAGGAATCTTTGCTTGTTTTGATTCGTTTCATCATGTGTCTTATTGCGAGGTTCTTTTATTGATCTTTGCTATCATTTGGACATCTCAGAAAAAATTGTCTGATTTTTTACTATGATTCAAATGCTATAGAATTTCTCTAattccttctctctcttttttctatcATTTGGATGGCTTGAAATTTATCTTTGGAACCTACAAACACCTAAGAAGATATgtcttgataaaaaaaatattaatccCAATAACAATATTATCATtcaatcatcaaaatcataaacaATAACTTGGAGACCATTCCTTACAAAGCCAAAGCTAACGGATGTTGTAATCTATACTAAAAGGTGACAGATCGTGACGACGTCCCTTACCATTACCTATACCTCATCAAAGGGCTCGATCGAAGCCCAATGAGTAATGGACGTCGATAACGTAGGCTACCTTTGTAGTCCCtctatttcaaattatagatcgttttAGTTTTTCTAAGTTCATAGCTTTTGCTATACAATTAGGTATACACTATATCTAAATATATTGCAAAACCAAAACGACctaacggagggagtagttgcaGGCAACGAACTTCATGATATGCATGCCTGTTACCTTTTCCGTTACATACAATTCACATGCATAGAAATCAACATGAATTTGGCAGAAGGAGCAGCGTTCGATCATTTTTTCCATGTGAAGATCGACATCATCAGGCATTGTACACATTGGAGGCAAATCCATGTCTCAGGACGAGTTCACCGACTGGTACTTCCGTGTCACCAAGAGCGACCACCTGACCGAGCTCAAGGCCAAGATGAAGAGAATGTGTACTGATTTCATCATTCAGTTTGATTAATCAAATCAAAACATTCAGTATGTGGAAACAACAAAGTGATCTTTTGTTGATAAGATGTCAAATTCTTGGGTGCCCCTGCAGGTGACAAGTCAGGCATCAAGAAGCGCCATTTCCACCACACCGAGGAGACGATCGGCGGGCACCCGGAGTTCCTGGACCGCGCGGCTCCGTCGCTCGGCGCGCGGCTGCGCATCTCCGCGGACGCCgtgcccgagctcgccgccgcggcggcggggcgggcgatCGTGGAGTGGGGCCGGCAGGCTGCCGACGTCACGCACCTCGTCGTCGCCACCAACTCCGGCGCCGACGAGCCGGGcgccgacctccgcctggcactTCTCCTGGGCCTCCGCCCGGCCGTGCGCCGCACCTTGCTGTACCTCCACGGGTGCTCGGCGAGCTTCGTCGCGATGCGGCTCGCCAAGGACATCGCCGAGAACaaccgcggcgcgcgcgtgctCGTGGCCTgcgcccacgccgccgtcctcccCTTCGGCGCCCCCGACGAGGCCCAGCTCGACGCCCTTGTCGCCACGGCCCTCTTcagcgacggcgccggcgcggccatcGTCGGCGCCGGCCCGACAGACCCCGTCGAGCGCCCCATCTTCCGCATCGTGTCGTCCGCGCAGGCGACGCTGCCGGGGACGGAGCATGCCGTGGGGATCGATCTCGGCGAGGGTGGCGTCCGGTACCGCATGGCCGCTGAGGTGCCGGAGCTTGTCCGCGGCAACATAGAGCGGTGCCTGgtgggcccggcggcggcgagtggcggcggcagctggaACGGCCTTTTCTGGGCGGTAAACCCTGGCAGCCGCCCGCTGCTGGACAGCTACGAGGCCGCCCTGGGTCTGGAGGCCGGGAAGCTCGCGGCCAGCCGGCGCGTGCTGAGCGAGCACGGCAACATGTTGGCCGCGACCATCATCTTCGTCCTCGACGAgatgcggcggcgccgccaagaTGGCGAgaaggaagaaggggagggctcGCAATGGGGGATCATGTCGGGGCTCGGGCCAGGGCTCACAATCGAGACAATAGATTTGCATGCCTGCACTAGCTAGCAAGGATACGCAACCAAGCAAGAGTGACAACGGGAGATCGATCTCCATATTCTCCAACACCTATGAGGGAAGATTATGTGTAATTCCAAAATTAGGCGCAATAAGTGTATGATAGAAATTATATTCCAGTGATCCATCGATGAACCATTTCCCCATGGACATATAAGCATCTTCGATAACAAAACGATTCTACTACCTCCGTcactagggatgaaaacgggacgggaaaatcccgtcccgaccgGTATCGTATCTCATATAAACCATCTGTATACCTTTTTGGCAGGAAAAAACGAGAACATGAAAAAAACGGGAAAAACAGAGGCAACGGGAACGGAAACAGGAGctttttcccgaccgttttcacggtTCCCGTATTCTATACGGGAATTCCCAGCGGTTTTCCCGTTTTGAGGCCCAGTCCAGAGTCACCCTCGCCCCTCAATCTCTTTTCCTGGCCCATCGCACTCCCTCTCGGCCCAAGCCCATCCGCCTCCAATAAAACTCAGCCTAGCTCCCATAGTCCCGCTCCCAGTGCGAGACCTcatccgccgccgtccgcccaggccgccgcccgcccgtctGGCGTAGCCGCGCAGCACGCAGGCTCAGGCTCCCTACTCCGCTCCCAGTCCCCCGCCGGGCAGCACGCCAgtctgccgccgctgctgcgtgCCCCGCCGCGCGCACGGGTAGCGCCGCCCTGCGCCTTACGCGATTGCGCcgccctgccccgccgccgcccgggcgcagccagcagccgcagcgggagtagcgccgccctgcgcctgcgcctgcgccagTCCTGGGATTCGTCGGGAGGAAGcatggaggaggcagcggcacCTGTGTCATTTCATTATGTGGGTGTGTGCTTTGGTGGCTGTGTCGTTGCCTATCTGTTGGAGACTGAATGCTGCAATCATGTTTGTCTATCAAATTATCTCATGGATGTGGCACCTGTATATTGTTTGCATGTGACTGATGAATGGTTGTAACTAGTGCGCTGAGTTAAATGTTTCAAGTGGTTATATGTATTGTGTTTCCGATTTGAGTTACCGATTCCCAATCGTAATCGACATGTTCCCGACCGATATGTTTCGTTTTCGATATCTCGTAATACTGATTTCGTTTTCCCGTCCGTCTTTCATGTTTCCGTTTTCGTTcccggcaaaaaaaaaatacagaaacagAAACAGTTAGAGAGTTTTTctaccgttttcaaccctatcCGTCACAAATTAGTAACATATTATTTTAGAtgcatattttttattatacatctagatatatattatgtctag
This genomic interval from Panicum virgatum strain AP13 chromosome 8K, P.virgatum_v5, whole genome shotgun sequence contains the following:
- the LOC120646301 gene encoding bisdemethoxycurcumin synthase-like encodes the protein MSQDEFTDWYFRVTKSDHLTELKAKMKRMCDKSGIKKRHFHHTEETIGGHPEFLDRAAPSLGARLRISADAVPELAAAAAGRAIVEWGRQAADVTHLVVATNSGADEPGADLRLALLLGLRPAVRRTLLYLHGCSASFVAMRLAKDIAENNRGARVLVACAHAAVLPFGAPDEAQLDALVATALFSDGAGAAIVGAGPTDPVERPIFRIVSSAQATLPGTEHAVGIDLGEGGVRYRMAAEVPELVRGNIERCLVGPAAASGGGSWNGLFWAVNPGSRPLLDSYEAALGLEAGKLAASRRVLSEHGNMLAATIIFVLDEMRRRRQDGEKEEGEGSQWGIMSGLGPGLTIETIDLHACTS